CATCGCGGCGGATGGCCGTCTTGGTTCCGCTGGCCGCAATGCTGATCAGCGACATGTTCCTGGGCTTTCACGTGGCGATGTGGGCCACCTATGGGTGCTTCGCTGCCAGCGTGATGCTGGGACGATGGATCCGCCGGCAACCGGGCGTGATGCGAATCACCACCGCCGGCCTGGCCAGTTCGACCCTGTTTTTTGTGATGACCAATCTGGCGGTCTGGATGAAGTGGTACGACCCGTCGTTGGCCGGCTTGGTGACCTGCTTTACCGCCGCCATCCCGTTCTTCCAAAACACTTTGGCCAGCGACGCGATCTTCACGGTTGCGATGTTCGGTTCGGCTGCCCTGGCCAGCCGTCCGGTCACGCAACTTCGGCCGCTTGCACAAGCTGTTTGATCGTCTGACGCAGCAAATCGGTACCGCCAAATTCCATCCCCAGCGACCGAATCTTTTCCGTCGCCATCGGGCAACCGGGCGATTTGGCTGGACCGGTAAAGCGGGCCGCGGTGTGCCCTAGTGACTGGACGCACTGAGCCACTTCGTATTCGCTGAAGAATCGGTCACAACAGTTGAATGTCTGGCCGGCGACTTTTGACTGCGGTGCGGTTAAGACCAGCCCGATCGCTTTGGCCACGTCGGCGGCGTGCACGCACTTTCCACCGCCGGTCGCGGCAGCTTCTTTGCCGTCGATCAAGTCTTTGACCAAAGCATACCAGCGGCTGTCGCTGATCGGATCATCCACGCCATAGATGGTCGGCGGACGCACGGTGGCAGCCGTCAATCGGCCGGACAGACCATACGCGTGCACCAAATCTTCGGCCGACGCTTTGGCGGCCCCATACAGGCTGCCCGGTCGATGCGGGTGTTCTTCATCCAACGAAAGTCCTTGGACCACATGTTGGTGAACCGCACCGGAGGACACGAACACCAAGCGGTTGATCCCGCGGTCCGTTGCACTCTGCAACAAACGAAGTGTGCCCAACACATTGGTGTCAAAGTAGGCGACCGGGTCATCCGGATGATCCATGAAGGAATCGCCGCCACGCATCAGACCGGCATGCACGACCGCGTCGGCCCCGTCGGTCAATCGATCCAGGGACGCCGGGTCTGCTAAGTCGCCATGCATCCAGTGCAAGCCTTGGCGATCGGGTCCTGGATCATCACGCCGCGTCAGGGCAACGACTTGATGCCCCAAATCATCGACGAGGTGATCGATGACGTACCGTCCTAAGAATCCGCTGCCGCCGGTCAATGCAATCTTCATGCGAACCAGCATGGGCACGCTGCGTGATAGGATCAACCCACCGCCGCAGTGGCGATGAACCTTGCACCGGCGTGCCGTATTGGGATCACACTTCCTGCAAAACCGTATGTGGCGCGTCGACCTTGGTGCCCTTGTCCGCCGCATCCGATTGCGGCGGCGGTGCCGATGCCGCCGTACCGCCGAGTTCTGTTTTCAGACGCTCATTTTCGCGTCGCAGATCCAACAGTTCTTCGCGCAGTTCGTTGAAGGGATCTTGCAGATCGCTCCAGAAATCGGACCCGCGAAAAAAGATCGGCTCTTCACTTTGCCCCGCACACAGACGGATCATTTCACGACGCAGGCGAAACACGGGGCCGGCGAATCGATTGCTGAGCTTCAGCAGGTCATAGGCAAACAATGGTGCCAATAGAATCAAGGCCGGAACCCAATAGATCGCTTCGTCAAAGAATCGCAGTGCCGTGTCGAACCAACCCACTTCAGGATTGATCATCGACTGGGCAAAAAATTGAATGACGGTGAAGTACGTCGCCAAAGCACCGCCGTGAAGGGCGGCTCGAAGCAGCAGCGCCGATTGAACGTCTTTCTCAATTAGCAGTTGTTCGCGAGGCGCGGAACGTTGGTCGCTCTTATTGAACATGGGTTTCTACACCTAAGGTGTATGGTGGCAGTGGGGCATGTGGGGAGCATCGGGGCAGATGCCCTGCTTGTTTTTTCTTTTCGCACGAACGTTGTGGGCGCGGCGATCGGGTGAGAATCGCACCAACGTGCCTGTCGGGAGGGTGAGTCCCGCCGGGGTAGTTGCGAAAAGCAGGCCGGTCAAGCAAACCGGCGTGGATCCTTAGTTGCCTAAAGCACCGACGATGGCTTCGCCGGAATTGTCAAAGCTTTCTTTCGTCTGAATCGTCAAAAAGCTGACCGAGGCGATACAGACCGCGATGATCAACGCCAACATGACGGCGTATTCGACCGCCGTCGTCGCTTCTTCGTCGGTGGCGAACCGACCGACGCAACGGATGGTTTTTCGTAGG
The Crateriforma spongiae DNA segment above includes these coding regions:
- a CDS encoding DUF6580 family putative transport protein, with translation MKSSTPRDSQWLPELSSARSAVAVAAAMVAIGLVSRFLPHPPNFSPIGSLALFGGAMFASRRMAVLVPLAAMLISDMFLGFHVAMWATYGCFAASVMLGRWIRRQPGVMRITTAGLASSTLFFVMTNLAVWMKWYDPSLAGLVTCFTAAIPFFQNTLASDAIFTVAMFGSAALASRPVTQLRPLAQAV
- a CDS encoding Flp family type IVb pilin, with translation MNLRKTIRCVGRFATDEEATTAVEYAVMLALIIAVCIASVSFLTIQTKESFDNSGEAIVGALGN
- a CDS encoding NAD-dependent epimerase/dehydratase family protein, producing MLVRMKIALTGGSGFLGRYVIDHLVDDLGHQVVALTRRDDPGPDRQGLHWMHGDLADPASLDRLTDGADAVVHAGLMRGGDSFMDHPDDPVAYFDTNVLGTLRLLQSATDRGINRLVFVSSGAVHQHVVQGLSLDEEHPHRPGSLYGAAKASAEDLVHAYGLSGRLTAATVRPPTIYGVDDPISDSRWYALVKDLIDGKEAAATGGGKCVHAADVAKAIGLVLTAPQSKVAGQTFNCCDRFFSEYEVAQCVQSLGHTAARFTGPAKSPGCPMATEKIRSLGMEFGGTDLLRQTIKQLVQAAEVA